ttgtatatattaattatgtcaactaattattattttaataatgttgcTTTGCATTAATTACATGAAGTAAAactatattgtatttttaatatgtaaaaatattttaattataatttaaaattttattataatatttgaattgatgaATAAGTTAATATATTCTAACTATgtttaacaattcaattaaaaatatattattatacattaattacattaattaaaatacaatagttaaaaaataattaaaaattaaatggataaaattaaatgtaacGCATGTGATAGTagaaattcttttttatttttataaataaggttactataattttataagttaaataataatataaaatatgcgaTGTAGATATCATTatgtttgtaaaatatataaatatttttaataatatgaaatataaaaattataatggaattaaataaaattacattttgaagttaaaatttttcattttataataggaccatatgtattaaatgaaaagaattttgaaaaacaCCTTTTAGGTGGAATTTAAatagagaattttttttgaattttattatatacatccaaataaataaaatttaaaaatttctataaaataaaaaaaatcttttaatttttttatccaaacataCTCTAAGAGAAACTTGACAAATTTAGGTCTTGGTGGACCAAACAGAGTCATTCATGGTCCTTAATTATTGAAGACCTTTGAAGATATGATGATAAAATGAAACTTGCCAAACTTAGGTCCCAATCCACCTAACAAGCCGCTCATGTAAAGGTTCTAAGATTAGGTTTATGAGTGTCTTGAGGGAAGATGATTAATGAAAGGATGCTTATATCATATGATTTAGGTTCTTTTCTAGTTGTTTTGTGAATGGGAATTAGTAGTTAAGTTATAATAGAGTTTTTGTAAGAGTTGATGTGATTTGGtgtttatataaataacatatcgAAGACAAGTTTCAATAAAAGCTGTAATCTAGACATTATAAATATGGTGGCTATATGTTATTGGCGAGATAGATTCCTGATTGTATGTTTGGACGAATCTCTCTTTATCCTTCTCAAATGAAAGGAATTTGTCTTCACTccattaattttgtaatttattcgttttgatacatgtatttttttttgtctatcaCTGGCACTATTTGACATGTGACTAAAATACAATTAgcacatcaattttttttttataaaaaaaaaagagaaagacaaTGAAAATGGTTgactaaattttagaaaaagaattGTATGAAACTGGAATActatgtcatttgtatccctTTTCAATAAGAGTATGTCACTTTAGCATTTTCATcctgaaaaaaattaaatccaacaTGATCTACtgaaatttaatatgaaaatgttgaaatagcATGCTCTTATTGGAAATGAATACAAATGACATGGTATCCTAGTTTCATacaatttcttataaattttatgagttGAAGAGGATGGTAAGAGAATTGagtaattaattatgttattaaagCTGGAATTAAATGAGGCCATTAGGGGTTTTTTCggttgaaaataaatttaggttaTTTAATCTTAAGTCCTtgcatattttgaaattaaaaaaaagtatgatAAAAGTGacacatattattatttaagtggGTCACGTGTCAGgccaaaaaaattaacatggtTAGAGGAAAAACTATTTTATGAACCTTTCTTACCATATCATCCATGGCCCCTATCAATTAAAGATAAACACATCATCCATGATCTTTTCTTACCAACAGTACATATGACGTGGAAAAAAgatgatgtatttatttttaattggtaGAGACCATGGATGATTTGGTAAAGAgggttcataaaataattttttctgttAGAGAGATGTACTACAATGATAGACGGAATTAAAAGTGTAGGTACCacattagaaaaattaaaaatagaagtACCACactgaaatttttgttaaagtACAAGGTAAAACTTGCCATTAtctcttaataaaatatttttattaaattcgtGGATGTGactctttgaaataaaaattttattttaaatttaataaataaaggaattaaattctttaaaattaaaaaaacaaaaaaaactaagttttaaatatacaaatacaTACAAACTTGAAGTATATTTTAACGAGTAAATTGCATCAGAGGTCCCCGAACTAtgattcttattttaaattagtctataaattttaaaacgttTTAATTGCATCCCTaagcttttaaaattatgtcaaTTATGTCATTCCATtactaaaattgttaaattcacTGTTAACACATCAAATTCtatatgacataatttaaattttaaaaggtgtGGCTCGTATTTTAATATGGCTCTTGTATGCAAGCAAGGGTGGAGATTCTTTTCTATGCCTCAGACGCTTACGAGTAGAACTGTTGAGGGATCTAACTCCTCTTTCATTTGGAGGAGTCTCTTTAGAAGGTATGAGATGAAGATTTGGTGATGATTCGGCTTTTGCATGACCCTTGGCTGAAAGAAGAGGCTActttttatgttaatattgaAGGTATTCCGGGTCTTGAAGATATACGTGTTAGTGATTTGTTACAGGTGGGTGGTATGGATTGGGAAAATGATCTCCTAAATGGCCTGCTCGCTCCCATGGATGTTGAATATGTCAGATGTGTTCCCATTAGTCTCCTAAAGCCTAGTGACCAGCTCATTTGGCATTTCTCTAAACCAGGCAGTTATGATGTTAAATCCGGTTATGTGTTAGCCATAAAGAAATTCACTAGCCTCGGGATTTCTTTGTGAATGGTCCTTGGTTGAGAATATGGAATAGCTCCCTTCTGTCGAAAGTCAAGGATTTTCTTTGGCGTGGCTTGAAAGTTTTTATTCCTTGCATATTGTGCTCTTGTGTCTTCGGTGTGGTCAAATTGAGTCTCTCAACCATGTTTTATTTGAATGCCCACTTGCAGTCCAAGTTTGGCAGCGAGGTAATATTGATTTATCCAGTGTTAATGAGACCGAGTTATTGATTTATCTGCTGAATATTGCGGATTATGACAAGTTCGAAACAAGGGCAGCTGCTCACATCGTCTAATTTGCGTTGTCTAACAAGCAGGACTGGGAGGTTTCGAAATGGCGTTTGCGTAGAGTTCAAGCACCTATTATGGCAGACCAGACTGTTCATGGAACTAATGCTGTTGTTATGGCAGTAGTAGCATTCGTTACAGCAGTGCCTAAATCATTCGCCGTGGGTTCTCTCCGAAGATTTTTAAAAGTGGGAATCGAACCCCTAACTACATAATTAATACGGATGAAATGAACAACCTCCACACTACACCAAATGGTTATTCATCACTCTTTATtacttaaaagagaaaaaaaaaaagacttactttataaataattattgttactaTACAAATTGTTTTAAGTCAACGTGTTTGGCTTTACATATGCATTAATGATTGGATTTCCACTTAAAACATAAGAAACGACAGTGAGTGAGGCCATGAACATGACATGAAATTTCCTAACCATTGCCATgcatttgttaaataaaaactagTAGACCAATAGGTCCTTTTTTTGAAAAGTCCACACCACTCAACCCCTACCCTTTAGTACATAATTTTCCTTTCTGCAACCTGACTGAATCTGAAAAGCTCGGAACTCGGAGGTTCTCCGGCGGCCGCCACTTGCCACTTGGCTGCGCCACCGAGACTTCGCAACCATGGCCAACAACAGCcaccaaagaaaaaagaagagaagcaAAACAAGCAAAAGACACAAGCAGCAAGAACCAGCTGGACCAAGACGTTTCTCTGAGTTTGGGAAGTTTGCCAATGGTTTGTCTCTTTGATTCTAACTATACCTTTTGTTTTATAGAAAAGAGTTCCAAAGGCTTCCAAACAGGGTCGAAGTCAGAAAGTTTTGGGGTTCAGaatcaaattataaactttttataagtcaaatatataatttcatcattatatttactagtaattttataatttttagagggAATAAACTGtaattccaccatttttggAAGCCAAGTATCATAAACCCATGTCTACAACAACAATGATACCAACTAAGCTAAAACTTGAGAGATAACATCTcgattatatttcttttatcaaaGGGAAAATCATGACGCAAACTTTGTTATTGTTCATCTTCTAGATTTGCTTACAAAGGGCTACATCCATGATCAAACCCTGAGTATCTCCACCCACAGTTGTAATGGAGTGGTATGTTGTGCAACTTTAATCTATGATTTGATATTTCAATCCATTGTTTATTGAAACTATCTTGGTCGTTACGTATTGACCCAAATTTTCATTAGTGATATAGAAATAGTTAATAAGATTTCTTGTTAATCAAGTAATAGATTCGAGTATGACTGGTTTGTAGCTTTATTTGTGGAgtgatttttatcatttttgaatCATGGACATAAGTTAGAAGGGTCAAACTCGTTGAATTCTCTCTAGTTAGTACGGTTAGCTATGTGTTGATCTCGTATGGATTACGTGTTCACTCACAAATTTCCCAACAAACGTTTGCAGATCATAACTTCAAGGGCTTCTAGACAGGGAAGGCGATCGACCGCAAACGTTGGAGCACAGTATAAGTATAAAAATGCAGCAGTTGAAGTGAACTTTGATACAAAATCAAGTGTGCGTTGTTTATCATTAACTTGCATGCTTATGAGTTTTCAGATTTTATGAAACTGATATCAATTATAAGCATTTTTTAATGACAGATTGCGACAACACTCTCCTTTCGGGGAGAGATTTTGCCATCCATGAATGTCAATGCTTCGTTGAGATTACCCGAGTACGGTTCCAGCCAGGTACGATAGGGACTAATGAGTTAACCAGAAAGCTTCGGGCCATTTTCAATACGATTTTTCACTGCAAAATTGTgttggttttcattttttttgttatcaGCTCAACCTCAAATTCCAGCAATCCTTAAGAAATGCTGCTTTATCCATCTCTGTTGGCCTAAACCAATCCCCTGACATATTGCTTTCAGCAACTATTGGCACTTCAAGCATTGCATTCGGCATTGAGTCGAAGTATAAGACCACTTCTCGTAGTTTCAGTCGGTTGGATGCAGGCATTTCCGTCACTAACCCGAGTCGTGACGCTTCAATCATACTGTATGTTTGCCTGACATAACATTTGCTAAACTTTACTTGTGGAAACTTCAGTGCTTGAGTCTTTGACGCATAATTTTCAGTGCCGAAAAGGGTGACCTTCTAAGACTAGCATATGCGCATCGTTTCGGCCAGTCAAGGAAGATTTCCGCCGTTGCGGAGGTCACTAGGAGGTTATCCAACAACAAGAATTCCCTTGCTGTCGGAGTGTCGTGCATTGCGGATAAACTAACAACAGTGAAAGCAACGCTAAACAACCGGGGAAAGCTTCAAGCTCTCCTTGTTCATAAAATCAAACCGAACTCGAGTCTGAATATTTCGGCCGAATTCAATATGAAAGTTTTAGACAAGATCCCCAGAATAGGATTGGCTCTTGCCCTCAGGCTGTGACATAGCTCTATTAGAGCATCAATGATTCcattatatagtttttttttctaatataatCTGTAAGGGTGAGGAAACAATCGATTAAACCGAGATCTGGTACTAAGAAGCAACTAACTATTGTTTTCGGAGGATCGGAAATTTTGGGTTCAATATTATGATCCTATCATATTATAATTTCATGAAggttaaattctataaaaagTCCTTGTACTTTGTGTTTTTGGAGGATTTAATACATCTactataatttgatcatttctaaccctttatttttcaaaaggtgtacttttaattttaagatcaacatttttttttccattaattaGGTCAGATAATTTGAATtgtagtaattttttaattaaaaaaacatatgctCACTCGTACATAGCGTAAAGGCTTATTCGAAAAGTGAAagggtttgaataaaaatataggcctgaaaaTGGGCTTGGAAAAAATAGGTCGAGCCCGTCCCGAATATgcaaaaaaatttgttttttttctcattgtttttttttttactgttttgttgttattttcttgttatttttttcactattttgttactattttgttgttattgtttggatattgtataactcttgttttattgttaattttgttattattttagcggcatttgcttgttaagttgcacttatcttagtattataaatattttttaatttattttcaatttgttagaaatatttatttcaatatttttagtatttttgatatatcatatattcttttttaaaattatataaaaataataatattaaaaaattaatacggtcAGGCCGAgctcaaattttaacaaatttatccaaactAGGCTTGGTCAAAATTTTAGACCTATTTTTCAGACCCAAACCTTGCAAAtaggtctaaaattttaattgaaccAAACTTAAACCCGACTCAGCCCATGAACCCCTCTAGACTGattcatcatatatatatatataaccaggGGTATTAcacctttttcttctctctgtctatttttttaaatgtgaaaattttttattcataatatgtatatatcacGTGATCACATATGTAATGAGAGggctaataaaaataatgaaccTCAAAACTAAAAATACACGTTTGAAGTAGTAGGGGGACTTCATCCACCTAAAGTATGTAATACAAAGACCTCTAGAATGACTTTTCATGAGGTTGTCTTTTAAGTGAAatgattatataaaagttaaggCATTACAAGAGTGCTTTTTATGTGGTTCACCTcatctaattaaaaaattttaagtgaaattagacttatttaaaacaaaacacatCACAATTGAATCAGATattactttaaaagaaaaaagtaaaacataatttGAAACTTAGGACCcttttggatgggcggtgcgtttacctgcagTTAGTGTAGAAACAGTGGTGGCGgtaagattagatactgtagcgtgagacaaaaagaaagttaaatatATCGCACTGAAGGTAAACGCCCATCCAAAGGAGGGCTTAATATACAACATTTGAAAAGCTCTTACTTGAGTactttaaaatatgtttgaccCTAATTTGATCGTTTTGAAGATTTTGACTTCCATCTAAATACTTTTGTAAAGGTTTGACCCTTATACGAAGGTTGGACCTCAATTTGAGCATTTAGCCATTCAAgtactttaaaacaaaatctatTACAACGAAAGGGAGCCAAcataattaacaatattttagatAATTGTTAGGGAGCTAAATagtaatattacaaaattttgagGGACCGAAGTGTTCATGGACTAAGTCAGGTTAAGTATTATATTAACacactattttttttcaattcgaCTTAAATGCGGGCCTAAAATTTTCCTCAAGTTTACCCATATTTATAAATGGTTAATCCAAATCCATTTTTGGATAGTTggccatattattttttttaactttttaaaaaatattatatttttttaactttttaaaaaatattatattttttaac
The nucleotide sequence above comes from Gossypium raimondii isolate GPD5lz chromosome 13, ASM2569854v1, whole genome shotgun sequence. Encoded proteins:
- the LOC105782948 gene encoding mitochondrial outer membrane protein porin 2 isoform X2, whose protein sequence is MIITSRASRQGRRSTANVGAQYKYKNAAVEVNFDTKSSIATTLSFRGEILPSMNVNASLRLPEYGSSQLNLKFQQSLRNAALSISVGLNQSPDILLSATIGTSSIAFGIESKYKTTSRSFSRLDAGISVTNPSRDASIILAEKGDLLRLAYAHRFGQSRKISAVAEVTRRLSNNKNSLAVGVSCIADKLTTVKATLNNRGKLQALLVHKIKPNSSLNISAEFNMKVLDKIPRIGLALALRL
- the LOC105782948 gene encoding mitochondrial outer membrane protein porin 2 isoform X1, producing the protein MANNSHQRKKKRSKTSKRHKQQEPAGPRRFSEFGKFANDLLTKGYIHDQTLSISTHSCNGVIITSRASRQGRRSTANVGAQYKYKNAAVEVNFDTKSSIATTLSFRGEILPSMNVNASLRLPEYGSSQLNLKFQQSLRNAALSISVGLNQSPDILLSATIGTSSIAFGIESKYKTTSRSFSRLDAGISVTNPSRDASIILAEKGDLLRLAYAHRFGQSRKISAVAEVTRRLSNNKNSLAVGVSCIADKLTTVKATLNNRGKLQALLVHKIKPNSSLNISAEFNMKVLDKIPRIGLALALRL